The Natronogracilivirga saccharolytica genome includes a window with the following:
- the rplW gene encoding 50S ribosomal protein L23: MKRVLIKPLITEKLTGIQEKENKYAFQVHPKATKKEIRKAVEELYPEVTVTNVNTMTNPGKPKGRHTRRGFIAGRTTATKKAIISIKEGQEIDFFTEI; encoded by the coding sequence ATGAAACGTGTCCTGATTAAACCATTGATAACGGAAAAGCTTACCGGTATTCAGGAGAAAGAGAACAAGTATGCTTTTCAGGTACACCCCAAGGCTACCAAAAAAGAAATCAGAAAAGCTGTTGAAGAGCTGTATCCGGAAGTGACCGTAACGAATGTCAACACGATGACCAACCCCGGCAAACCCAAGGGGCGGCATACACGCCGCGGATTTATTGCAGGAAGAACCACGGCGACAAAAAAAGCGATTATCTCTATTAAAGAAGGTCAGGAAATTGACTTCTTTACTGAAATATAA
- the rplD gene encoding 50S ribosomal protein L4, with the protein MKIKVINKDGSESGRQAEFDDALFGAEPKDNLIYEDVRSYLANQRKGTASTKGRSEVRGGGRKAYRQKGTGMARRGSIRSPLLKGGGTVFGPKPRKYSVRLTKKMKRLARLSAMIYKLNDNAVKVIEDFDFETPKTKAAVEILKASGVEGKKVLVLTSGTRPVVYKSCSNLQNVKVLQANNSSTYHLMNADVVLMQESAVKELEESLKGKTVEAEA; encoded by the coding sequence ATGAAAATCAAAGTTATAAATAAAGACGGATCCGAAAGCGGCCGGCAGGCAGAGTTTGACGATGCGCTGTTCGGTGCTGAGCCCAAAGACAATCTGATCTATGAGGATGTCCGATCTTATCTTGCCAATCAGAGAAAAGGCACGGCAAGCACAAAAGGGCGTTCCGAGGTCCGTGGCGGTGGAAGAAAGGCATATCGCCAGAAAGGTACCGGCATGGCGCGCAGAGGAAGTATCCGCTCACCATTGCTGAAAGGCGGTGGCACTGTCTTCGGTCCCAAACCAAGAAAGTATTCGGTGAGACTGACAAAGAAGATGAAACGGCTTGCCAGACTTTCGGCAATGATCTACAAACTGAATGACAATGCTGTAAAAGTAATTGAAGATTTTGACTTTGAAACACCTAAAACCAAAGCAGCTGTTGAGATTCTCAAGGCGTCCGGTGTTGAAGGGAAAAAAGTACTTGTGCTGACATCCGGAACCAGACCGGTGGTTTACAAGTCGTGCAGCAATCTTCAGAACGTCAAGGTACTTCAGGCAAACAACAGCTCTACATATCATCTGATGAATGCAGATGTTGTCCTGATGCAGGAAAGTGCTGTGAAAGAACTCGAGGAAAGTTTAAAAGGTAAGACTGTGGAGGCTGAAGCATGA
- the rplB gene encoding 50S ribosomal protein L2 — protein sequence MATRKLKPITPGTRHRIAPDYSDVTTRKPERSLVVKLHKTGGRNHRGKITMRHIGGGHKRRYRIIDFKRDKFDIPAIVKTIEYDPNRTARIALVAYSDGEKRYIIAPDKLSVGDKIISAQKWVSPDNGNTMPLEKMPLGTVVHNVEYHPGNGGKLVRSAGSGAQLIAKTEKYATLKMPSGEIRMINGKCLATVGVVSNPDHFNVQLGKAGRNRWKGKRPTVRGTVMNPVDHPMGGGEGKSSGGHPRSPWGQIAKGYKTRKKKKLSSKFIVRRRNQKQ from the coding sequence ATGGCAACACGTAAACTAAAGCCCATTACTCCAGGCACGCGGCATCGCATTGCTCCGGATTATTCGGATGTCACAACGCGAAAACCGGAACGATCCCTGGTTGTAAAGCTCCACAAAACCGGTGGACGCAACCACAGAGGGAAGATAACCATGCGCCATATTGGCGGTGGTCATAAGAGAAGGTACCGCATTATTGATTTTAAAAGGGACAAGTTTGACATCCCGGCTATAGTCAAGACCATTGAATATGATCCCAACAGAACGGCAAGGATAGCACTTGTTGCCTACAGCGACGGAGAGAAGCGGTATATCATCGCTCCGGACAAGCTGAGCGTCGGGGATAAAATCATCAGTGCACAGAAATGGGTGTCACCTGACAACGGCAACACGATGCCGCTGGAGAAAATGCCGCTGGGTACAGTTGTTCACAATGTGGAATATCATCCGGGCAACGGTGGTAAACTTGTCAGAAGTGCCGGTTCAGGAGCACAGCTGATTGCCAAAACGGAAAAATATGCAACACTGAAAATGCCGTCAGGGGAGATCAGGATGATCAACGGCAAATGCCTGGCTACTGTAGGAGTGGTAAGCAATCCGGATCATTTTAATGTTCAGCTTGGAAAAGCCGGACGAAACCGCTGGAAAGGCAAAAGACCTACCGTCCGTGGTACGGTTATGAACCCGGTAGATCACCCCATGGGTGGTGGAGAAGGAAAATCATCCGGTGGTCATCCCCGTTCACCATGGGGG